GAATAAAGATAAATACCTTAGAGAATAGCTCTTCTTTTATGTTAATCGCAATTTGCTTATCGAAATTTTGTTCTTTCCACATTTGAACAATTCTATCAGGTAAATAAAAACCCAATTTTAGCGTTTGATTTATTGTAATTGTCCAAAAGTCTAATTGAGCATCCCCACCTCTCAAATAATGAAACTGGGCATTTAATTGATTATTGCCTCTTAGTAATCCCCTGTTTATATCTTCATCTGAAATCAGGAATAACATATCGCCGCTTTCAAGTAACCCAATAATTACTCGGTTTTCAAAATGAGTAAAGGAATTTAGAATGGTTCTAAAGTGCGAATCCTTTTCTTCTGCAAAGTTTCTTCCATTTTCTGTTTCGTTACCTTTTAAAAATTGGAGTAAATCTGTTAAATCTTGTTGTTGAAATTGTCGAAGATAATTATCGGTAATTTCATGGAACAGACCACAAATATTGTCTGGCAAAAACCAGCGGAGAGATATTAATGGAATTTTATTATTAGCAGCAAACTCGAAAGCATCCTTGGTAAAATCTTCAATTGAAGCTACGCCAACCTGATAATTATACCTTTGCCGGTTATCGATCGCTAAGACACTTCTCCGATTATTTTGTCTATCTTGAATTAGGTCTCTTGTAACGATTTCAAATTCATTGATGTCATATCTTAAACCTAGTGCGTTTCTTATTATTGTTAACCCAGTCTTTTTATTATAAGCTTTGCATTCAAAGTTAATCCTATAAGGATAAGAGAATGGCATCTGGATAGGGGGAATCATTAGCACATCAGCATCATGTGCTGCACCTTTTCCATTTATAAAGTTTAGGCCACGTTGTTGAAAAATGAAAAGCCCATCTGGACGAACACGTCCAAAACCGCAATTTGACAATAACTTTCTAACAATGTACTCTAATAAACTTCCTTTTAATTTTGATGCACTCATATTGAATTAGGTCTTACTGTAATTGAGGCAAAATTTGTATTTCCGTAAATAGGGGATATCTAAATGATACGGTAGTATACTATTTCAGGAAGTAAAAATCTTCTTTGTAGAATTCATTTTAAGCGAGGTAACTACTGATTCAGCTTTTCCAACAACCTCATTATCTTCTCATTCATCGCCATCTGATTCTCAATCATCTTCGTCATCAGCGCCATCAGCTTTTCATCTACCCCATTATAATTATTTATCCCAGCCGCTGGTGAATTACTTCCTATCTCAATAAAATGCCCGGTCGAAGCTGTAATCAAATTTATCGGGTCAACTTTCAAATATTCAGCAACCTTCTGAATCAAATCAATAGTGATCTTACTCTCCCCTCTTTCATACTTGGTATAAGCAGCTTCGGTTATACCTATATGCTCGGCAACATCAGCAGCTTTCTTCTCTCTTATCTTCCTTATTTTATATAAGTTCCTTCCCACCATCTTATTCTCCAACACAGTAAATTCCTGCTCCATATTCAGTTGTTTTAAAGTTGAAATTATTCAGATACACAACCATCCAATCCCACCTTAACAAATATAATTAATCCAAATTTGCATAAGAAATAAGTTTAAGCAATGCCAGGCGGGTATGCCTCACAGATACCCTTCAGACTTCAGGAAACCAATACCAGGACATGCTACGTCAAACTGTATTTTTTAACCAGTTAAAATCTACTTTTTTTTATGTCCTGTTTTAATTCTACGGATCAGCAGATCCCATCAATTGCATTCCCTCCGGAAATTCAAGCCAATCCAGCCATTGGCATTCGTCAATTCTTCAACGGGGATTCCCTCCACAAAGTCCGCGCAGACCTGGAAAATCTCCGAAACACCACCATCACGGAATCCTACGGAGACCTGGACAAAGAAGACAAATGGCTTCTCGTCGATTTTCTCCGCCGGATCGGGATTCTTATTGAGCTCGCACATTTGATCAACTCCAAAGAGCCATCCAACTGATCATTTCTTTTCATCAATTTGTTCGTTGTTGCAGGGAAAATAATAATTTGTATCAGGCTTCTGCTACATGCAGAAGCTCCCTGCCCAACGAATCCAATCTTAAATTAAAACTTCATCCATGCAATCAAATCCGCTCCTGCAAAAGGTTTCAGACATCATTAACAACATCGTTCCTGCATCCAGGATAGTACTACTTGCCTACTGCAATAAGGAAAAACAATCCTTTTCCATTTTCACTGAAGCCGGTTTTCACCTCCATGATCCTGCAGAATTGCAGCTATTCGTACTCGCTGATGTCCCAAATATGGACATCAATGTTGCCGTCAATAAGATCGAACAAAACTGTCAGCACATCATTCCGGTTAGCATCATTCTCATGAACAAAAACGAATTTGCTGCGCTACTCCAGCAGGGTAACCGATTTGCCATAACGGTCACGAAATCTACCCAGTTGATCTATGACAATAACTCCAACCTGGAAGTGCTTCCTGTCGGTCAGGACACCATAAACCACAATTCGGAGTATATCACCTGGTACAGGCGGGGACTGGCTTTCCGGGAAATGGCAGGCACGCAATTCAAAGCAGGCGAATACGATACTGCCACTTACTGCATGCACGTTTCTGCAGAACATTTCCTCTGCATGCTAATTCAACTAAGCATCGGATATCGCTTAAACTCGCATGACCTCGACAGACAATTTCGCCTCCTGCAATTTTACGTACCTGAAACCCGCAATGTGTTTCGCAGAGAAACAGAGACCGACAAACAAAATTTTCAATCATTGAGAACCAACTTTGTTTGCTTTATGAACAAGTCTGAAAACACAGTAAATGATTACGAAGTGGAGGATTATCTTGCTGACCTCTACAAACTTCAACTCATAGCTGAAGGACTCTTCTATGTTCAGTCGGCATTATTCCAGCACGTGAATAAGCTGTCGGAAGAGCCACATATATGAGGTCTCCCCTACACAATCAATATTCCCTATTTGAAACCAATATCGTTAACAAAACACAAAACATTTGAAGTAAAAATTCTCCGGTATTTCATTTCTGCACATATTTGCTTTTGTTATACCCTACAGGATTTGAAAAAAACAGGTAAGAATTACCTTTTTGCTCAAAAAAAAATCCGACCTTAAACATAACCCCTGTTTATTTTTTTCACCACGCAGGTATTTTTACATCATCTGCGTAAAAGATCAGTCGGCAACACAAGGTTCTGAACTCATAGTAGCAGGTTTCTGAAAAACGGGTAGCATAGATAGTTAACTCATTTTCCAACAAAAAAGATCACGTCTATGAGAACCTTGATAGCAAACTCTGAACAGCTACTATCCAACCTGCGCGAGCAACTGGCGCAGGTAACCAACTCCCACAACAATCCCCTTCAACAGTCCCAGGCCGCTTTGCCCGTATGCATCGAGCATATTCGACAACTGCGAAAGCAGCTCAAAACCTTCCGGAACATTCCAAAAGATCAGGAGATCTATTTCTTCAAACACATCAAGCCGCGGTTTGTATGTGAGTTCTACTTCAACGCCATGGTGTACCGGCTTCACTACGCCTGGCCAATGGGTGACATCAAAAAACAACAAATTTATCTGGAAGAAAAGCTGCACCAGATCAACCAGTTTTTTGAAACCAATCATCATTTCTATTTCTACTACAGAACAAACAGCACGCACCTGGACAGTACATTCTTTGTACGCGGTCAACAGGATGTAGAGCCATCGCCAGAACATCTTATCTGCGGAACAGATCCCGCGTTCTACACGCCCAGGGATCTTATGATGGCGGAACTTCTGGCCAATTATCAATTCCAGGACTACCTGCAGGATCAACTGCACCAGCTTCTCCCCTCTCAAATGCCGGCATCAAAAGGTTCCAAAGACCCGGTACTGGTTTGGAGCGAAAGCAAGAGCGCATTCATGGAACTGATCTACGGCCTGCATCTGAGTCGTGCTTTCAATGGTGGTAAATGTGATATCAAAACGATTGTAGCGGTTATGAGTAAAACCTTCGGCGTGGAGCTCAGGAATATCTACGATTATATCTATCACATCAAAATGCGCAAACTGGAGCCCACCAAATTCACG
This portion of the Pseudobacter ginsenosidimutans genome encodes:
- a CDS encoding RteC domain-containing protein is translated as MRTLIANSEQLLSNLREQLAQVTNSHNNPLQQSQAALPVCIEHIRQLRKQLKTFRNIPKDQEIYFFKHIKPRFVCEFYFNAMVYRLHYAWPMGDIKKQQIYLEEKLHQINQFFETNHHFYFYYRTNSTHLDSTFFVRGQQDVEPSPEHLICGTDPAFYTPRDLMMAELLANYQFQDYLQDQLHQLLPSQMPASKGSKDPVLVWSESKSAFMELIYGLHLSRAFNGGKCDIKTIVAVMSKTFGVELRNIYDYIYHIKMRKLEPTKFTDKMKSCLLQNFSEQLDLPDSAAAPQ
- a CDS encoding HEPN domain-containing protein, whose amino-acid sequence is MQSNPLLQKVSDIINNIVPASRIVLLAYCNKEKQSFSIFTEAGFHLHDPAELQLFVLADVPNMDINVAVNKIEQNCQHIIPVSIILMNKNEFAALLQQGNRFAITVTKSTQLIYDNNSNLEVLPVGQDTINHNSEYITWYRRGLAFREMAGTQFKAGEYDTATYCMHVSAEHFLCMLIQLSIGYRLNSHDLDRQFRLLQFYVPETRNVFRRETETDKQNFQSLRTNFVCFMNKSENTVNDYEVEDYLADLYKLQLIAEGLFYVQSALFQHVNKLSEEPHI
- a CDS encoding helix-turn-helix domain-containing protein → MEQEFTVLENKMVGRNLYKIRKIREKKAADVAEHIGITEAAYTKYERGESKITIDLIQKVAEYLKVDPINLITASTGHFIEIGSNSPAAGINNYNGVDEKLMALMTKMIENQMAMNEKIMRLLEKLNQ